From Streptomyces sp. NBC_00370, a single genomic window includes:
- a CDS encoding carbohydrate ABC transporter permease, with protein sequence METATKVGVLRVSATGTTESGGRTVAGALQNQKVLRGIYYAFLTVLGLGFLFPLLWMIGTSLKSGPESLSDATSVIPRHPTLEGYRQAIDVLPRYFWNSVKLAFLNVVGLLVVASLAGYGFARIKFPGRDVLFLVVLGSALIPGIVYLIPQYVVFRDFGWVDTHYPLWVPRVMTPVFGTFLMRQFFLGIPKEIEEAARIDGASVFTTFRRVMLPLAKPALATVALFTFVDSWNDLLGPLVFLNSPDLQTLPVALALFQGEFFTNTPGLMAAATLTIIPIFVVFLLAQRYFVQGVVMSGMKG encoded by the coding sequence ATGGAGACTGCAACGAAGGTGGGTGTTCTACGGGTGAGCGCGACCGGCACGACAGAGAGCGGCGGCCGTACGGTCGCCGGCGCACTGCAGAACCAGAAGGTGCTGCGCGGCATCTACTACGCCTTCCTCACGGTCCTGGGGCTCGGCTTCCTCTTCCCGCTGCTCTGGATGATCGGCACCTCGCTCAAGAGCGGCCCCGAGTCGCTGTCGGACGCGACGTCCGTCATCCCGCGCCACCCGACGCTCGAGGGCTACCGGCAGGCGATCGACGTGCTGCCGCGCTACTTCTGGAACAGCGTCAAGCTCGCCTTCCTCAATGTGGTCGGGCTGCTCGTGGTGGCGTCCCTCGCCGGGTACGGCTTCGCGCGGATCAAGTTCCCCGGGCGGGACGTCCTGTTCCTCGTGGTGCTGGGCTCGGCCCTCATCCCGGGCATCGTCTATCTGATCCCGCAGTACGTGGTCTTCCGGGACTTCGGCTGGGTCGACACGCACTACCCGCTCTGGGTGCCGCGGGTGATGACGCCGGTGTTCGGCACGTTCCTGATGCGCCAGTTCTTCCTGGGCATCCCCAAGGAGATCGAGGAGGCGGCCAGGATCGACGGCGCCTCCGTCTTCACCACCTTCCGGCGGGTCATGCTGCCGCTCGCCAAGCCGGCCCTCGCGACGGTGGCGCTGTTCACCTTCGTGGACTCCTGGAACGACCTGCTGGGCCCGCTGGTCTTCCTGAACTCGCCCGACCTGCAGACCCTGCCCGTCGCCCTCGCCCTGTTCCAGGGGGAGTTCTTCACCAACACCCCGGGGCTGATGGCGGCGGCGACGCTCACCATCATCCCGATCTTCGTGGTCTTCCTGCTCGCCCAGCGGTACTTCGTGCAGGGCGTCGTCATGTCCGGAATGAAAGGCTGA
- a CDS encoding carbohydrate ABC transporter permease: MSVNTPTQNMPARNTPTQGTPPRKVRRAPGRKRRNLVGYAFVAPLMLGIGVFHLYPMAVTTYSSFTDWDGFNSRHFVGFANYSKLILHDTLFHTVVTNTLLFMLGAIPLTMILALCLATLVSPQRRIMTVFRLAFFVPYVANVVAVSVVWFRLYSGQDGVFDTLLAHLGIDGPDWLVTSPWALIAVIFVSVWQGVGYPMIVLMAGIQAIPAELYEAASLDGASRARRFFSITLPLLTPSLFFVSISQFVASFQVFGIVYVMTKGGPGNDTNTYMLQLFNTSFADGELGYASAMAWLLFLVIAALTVIQWRLQRRWVFYG; encoded by the coding sequence ATGTCTGTGAACACGCCGACGCAGAACATGCCCGCGCGGAACACGCCGACGCAGGGCACGCCCCCGCGCAAGGTGCGCCGCGCGCCGGGACGCAAGCGCCGCAATCTCGTCGGATACGCCTTCGTCGCGCCGCTGATGCTCGGCATCGGCGTCTTCCACCTCTACCCCATGGCGGTCACGACCTACTCGTCGTTCACCGACTGGGACGGCTTCAACTCCCGCCATTTCGTGGGGTTCGCGAACTACAGCAAACTGATCCTGCACGACACGCTGTTCCACACCGTCGTCACGAACACGCTGCTGTTCATGCTGGGCGCGATACCGCTCACCATGATCCTCGCGCTGTGCCTCGCGACGCTGGTCAGCCCGCAGCGGCGGATCATGACGGTGTTCCGGCTGGCGTTCTTCGTCCCGTACGTGGCGAACGTCGTCGCGGTGAGCGTTGTGTGGTTCCGGCTCTACTCGGGGCAGGACGGCGTCTTCGACACCCTCCTCGCCCATCTGGGCATCGACGGCCCCGACTGGCTGGTCACGTCCCCCTGGGCGCTGATCGCGGTCATCTTCGTCAGCGTCTGGCAGGGCGTCGGCTACCCGATGATCGTGCTCATGGCGGGCATCCAGGCCATCCCCGCCGAGCTGTACGAGGCGGCGAGCCTCGACGGCGCTTCCAGGGCGCGGCGGTTCTTCAGCATCACCCTGCCGCTGCTGACGCCCTCGCTGTTCTTCGTCAGCATCAGCCAGTTCGTCGCCAGCTTCCAGGTCTTCGGCATCGTCTACGTGATGACCAAGGGCGGCCCCGGCAACGACACCAACACGTACATGCTCCAACTCTTCAACACGTCCTTCGCCGACGGCGAGCTGGGCTACGCGTCCGCCATGGCCTGGCTGTTGTTCCTGGTCATCGCCGCACTGACGGTCATTCAATGGAGACTGCAACGAAGGTGGGTGTTCTACGGGTGA